Part of the Desulfolutivibrio sulfoxidireducens genome is shown below.
GGCCGCAGGTTCGGCGGCACGGGCCTGGGGCTGCCCATCGCCAAGGGGCTGGTGGAGCTTATGGGCGGGGAGATCGGGATCAAGGACCGTCCCGGCGGGGGGACCATCGCCTGGTTCACGGTCCGCCTGGCCACGGGCCGCGATCAGGCCGAATTCCCCGTGGACGCCGACCCCGGGGGCCGGACGGCCAGACCGGTTCGGGCGCGGCCCCTCGCGCCGTTTCTGGGCCTGCGCCTTTTGGTCGTCGATGACATCCAGAGCAACCGGGAACTGGTCAAGCTCTCCCTGGCCGATTCGGGCGTTCTGGTGGACGAGGCCGAAAGCGGCCCGGAGGCCATGGACCTCTTCGCCGCCGGGGACTACGAGATGGTGCTTTTGGACATGGTCATGCCGGGCATGGACGGATATGCCGTGGCCCGGGCCATGCGCGGTCTGGAACGCGAGGCCGGCGCGCCCCCCGTGCCCATCGTGGCCATGACCGCCAGCGTCTTCCCCGAGGACCGGGAAAGGGCCCTGGCCGCCGGCTGCTCGGACCACCTGGCCAAGCCCTTTTCCAGAAAGGCGCTTCTGGACCTCCTGTGCGGGAGGGCCGGCGGACGCCACGCCGGCGGCGATCCCGGCGCGGCCGGATGAGTCCGGGTCGGGTCGGCCGGTTTCCCGGCGCTCCCGGCCTGGGAAGTCGGCCGCTCCCCTTGCCGGATGCCGGCTCCCGGCGCTAGGATGCGTCGGGTGGTTCGGTGCGATCCGAAAAAGCGCGGGGGACCCGGGGCCGCGCAAGGAGCATGCTTTTGACGGCATCGAAATCGGGCGACTATGACGTGATCATCGTCGGCGCGGGACCGGCCGGCCTTTTTTGCGCCTACTGGCTGGCCGAACACGCCGACCTCGGAATTCTGGTTCTGGACAAGGGCAAGGGGCCGCGCAAACGGCATTGCCCCATCGCCGGCAACCACGGGGCCGAGTGCGTCCACTGTTCCCCCTGCAACATCCTGTCGGGTGTGGGCGGGGCCGGGCTTTTTTCCGACGGCAAGCTCAATTTCATCCCCATCCTGGGAAAAACCGACCTGACCCAGTTCCTTTCCCCCCCCCAGGCCATGGCCCTTATCGAGGAGACCGAGGCCATCTTCACCCGCTTCGGCATGGACGGGCCGGTCTATCCCACGGACATGGCGCAGGCCCGGGACATCCGGCGCAACGCCCGCCGCCAGGGCATCGACCTCCTGCTCATCCGCCAGAAGCACCTGGGCAGCGACCACCTGCCCGGGCACATCGCGGCCATGGCCGACTTCATCCACAAGCGCGGGGTGACCATCCGCACCGGCGAGGAGGTGCGCGGGGTGATCGTGGAAGACGGCCGGGCGCGCGGGGTGGAGACCGTCAAGAGGAGATACTCGGCCCGGGCCGTGGTCCTGGCCCCGGGCCGGGTGGGCGCGGAGTGGATGGGCCGGGTGGCCAAGGCCCATGGCCTGGCCATGTCCCAGCGGGGCATCGAGGTCGGGGTTCGCGTGGAGGTCCATAACGACATCATGGACGAACTCACGAGCGTCATCTACGACCCCACATTTTTTATCCGCACCAGCCACTACGACGACCTGACCCGCACCTTCTGCACCAACCGGGGCGGCTTCGTGGCCCTGGAGAACTACCAGCACTTCGTGTGCGTCAACGGCCACGCCTACCGCGACAGGAAATCCGACAACACCAACTTCGCCTTTCTGTCCAAGGTGGTGCTCACCGAGCCGGTCACCGACAACCAGGCCTACGGCGAATCCATCGGCACCCTGGCCACCATCATCGGCGGCGGCAAGCCCATCCTGCAACGCTTCGGGGACCTGCGCCGGGGCCGGCGTTCCACCTGGGCCAAGGTCAAGGCCGGCTACATCCAGCCGACCATGACCGACGTGGTCTGCGGGGATGTGTCCATGGCCCTGCCGGCCCGGATCATGACCAACCTGCGCGAGGGCCTGGAGAAGCTCAACCAGGTCGTGCCCGGGGTGACCAACGACGAGACCCTGCTGTATGCCCCGGAGATCAAGTTCTTTGCCACCCAGGTGGAGACCACCCGGGAACTCGAAACGGCGGTGTCCGGCATGTTCGTGGCTGGCGACGGCCCGGGCGTGGCCGGAAACATCGTCTCGGCCGCGGCCACCGGGATCATCCCGGCCAAGGCCATCGTCAACCGCTTCGGCGCAGCCGTGAAACGGGGGAACGCGACGTGAAGTACATCATTTTTGAGGATTTTTCCGGCAAGCCCGTGCCCATGATCTTTCCGGACCGCATCGACTTCGAGGAGATGCGCGAGCAGATTCCCTATGGCCCGGCCATCTCCGCCGGGCGGGTGAAAATGGCCGGAGGGGCCTTCGTCTGCCAGGGCGAGGCCCGCGAGCTGGGTGTGGCCTCACGGCCCGTGGACGCCCAGATCATCGCTGACCATTTCCGCTAATGCCGTGTCCGCGAAATCCATGCGGGCGGGTTTGGGAGCCGAAAATTTGAACAGGTTATTTTTCCTGAAAAAATACCGACGTGTTTTTTGAGGGACGCACCGCCGGCCTGGCGATGCGTGGTCCTCTCATCAAGCGCGGACGCGGGGCGGTGGGCCGGGGTCATCCATGCACGCCCGGGGATTGCCGGGGCCTCTGGCGCATCGCGATGCTTTTCCCGTCAGGCGGCGTCTCCTTCAGACGCGGATTTCCCAGCCTCCAGATAGGTGTCCTGTAAAATGTACATCCGCACCGCATCGGTGTATTTCCCATTGATGAAGAACTCTTGCACAAGGCGCCCCTCTTCGCGAAAGCCGCATTCCTCGTATATGTGAATCGCCTTGTCGTTGCTGGTGGCTGCCTGAAGATAAATCTTATGCAAATTCAATATCCTGAAGGAATAGTCCAGAGCCTTGTTGACCAGGTCGCGGGCGAAGCCCTTTCCCTGGTGTTCCGGAGTGATGATGATCTGGAATTCGGCGCTTCGGTGGATGGAATTGATTTCAATGAGCTCGACGAGCCCCACTGGTTCCTTGTCGGCGGTTTCGGCGATGAATCGACGCTCCGCATTGTCGTGAATGTGCTTATTGTAAAGTTCCTCAAGTTCGTCGAAAGATTCGTATGGTTCCTCGAACCAGTACGACATGATGTTGCGGTTGTTGTTGAGATTGTGCACAAAGCGCAGATCGCTGCGCTCCAGGGCGCGTAACTTGAGTTGCGGTTTCATTTCATGTCTCGATTCGATAATGATTCTGGTGAGATGCCGTGATGCCGCGACGCAGTGTCCAGGCCCGGTGGAAAGGCCCCACCGCCTGGCGCCATGCCTTCCATATGAAGCGCATAAGAGGCGTCCGCACGATCG
Proteins encoded:
- the speG gene encoding spermidine N1-acetyltransferase, translating into MKPQLKLRALERSDLRFVHNLNNNRNIMSYWFEEPYESFDELEELYNKHIHDNAERRFIAETADKEPVGLVELIEINSIHRSAEFQIIITPEHQGKGFARDLVNKALDYSFRILNLHKIYLQAATSNDKAIHIYEECGFREEGRLVQEFFINGKYTDAVRMYILQDTYLEAGKSASEGDAA
- a CDS encoding NAD(P)/FAD-dependent oxidoreductase encodes the protein MTASKSGDYDVIIVGAGPAGLFCAYWLAEHADLGILVLDKGKGPRKRHCPIAGNHGAECVHCSPCNILSGVGGAGLFSDGKLNFIPILGKTDLTQFLSPPQAMALIEETEAIFTRFGMDGPVYPTDMAQARDIRRNARRQGIDLLLIRQKHLGSDHLPGHIAAMADFIHKRGVTIRTGEEVRGVIVEDGRARGVETVKRRYSARAVVLAPGRVGAEWMGRVAKAHGLAMSQRGIEVGVRVEVHNDIMDELTSVIYDPTFFIRTSHYDDLTRTFCTNRGGFVALENYQHFVCVNGHAYRDRKSDNTNFAFLSKVVLTEPVTDNQAYGESIGTLATIIGGGKPILQRFGDLRRGRRSTWAKVKAGYIQPTMTDVVCGDVSMALPARIMTNLREGLEKLNQVVPGVTNDETLLYAPEIKFFATQVETTRELETAVSGMFVAGDGPGVAGNIVSAAATGIIPAKAIVNRFGAAVKRGNAT